Within Anolis sagrei isolate rAnoSag1 chromosome X, rAnoSag1.mat, whole genome shotgun sequence, the genomic segment ccatccatcgcaTTTAtcattctttccatccatccatccaacatcAGGCTTATTCTTTCTTCCCTTAGTgttatcctccctccctcccttccatccatccatccatccatatctcccTCTTGTCCTCCTTTCCACCCAAATGAAGGATCCCCAAAAAACCAGACCCGGAGGATGTTGGGATAAATCTGTTTTTTATTCATTCAAGGAAGACTATTTCTAGAATAAAGGCTACATTGTACCATGGGGTGgtttctgttttattattattacgtcgtcatcattaataatatttattgtcAGTAGTAGTTAGTTAGTAATAGTATTATTAGTAAGACTAGTATATTGGTTTATGCTGCTCCTTTTGTGGGTTTTCCCTTTCTCTATAAGAAAAACAGAAGAagccaggttggggggggggggagattgcaCCAAAGAGGAGGAGCAAGCGAGCaggattggatttttttttggggggggggggagacttctATGTACAAAGgatgggatgctgtgagttttccgggctgcatggccatgttcctgcagcatttttcctgacgtttcgcctgcatctagggctaatggcatcttcagaggtcttttggcagtgaagcaagtggagtaataatgtccagagtgggagaaagaacccttgtctgtttgaagcaagtgtggatgctgCAATTAGctagcttgaatagcattgagtagccataaagtttgcagagtcaatcagtgagggtctctgcatagaggtagcctggcctcggTTGCCTGGAGCCAGTCTTTGGGAGTGCAGATACCCTCACAGATTGACTTTGCAGATTCACAGCTACTCATAAAACGTATGAAGCTGCAGAGTCAGTCTGGCCTCTGTtgtctggaggcatcctttgtttggaaagTGTTCACTAGCCCTTGATTGTTTGCTTTTTGTCTAGAGtttccctgtttctgagtggtgttccttatttaccTCCCaagcagagggtgcctccaggcaacaaaaccCAGGCTACTTCTGTGCAGAGATTGACTTTCCAGCTTGGTGACTACTCAAATACAAATTCCAGCTTTCTAATTGCCACATCCATACTAGCTTtacacagacaagggttctttctcccacttgggACACAGGGATCTTGATAAACTCTCCACTTGCTTGACTcacatcagatcctctgaagatgccaagagccacagatgcaggcaaaacgtcaggagagaattctgctGGAACAtattggccacacagcccagaaagcaactcacagcaacccagaagtcTTAGGGCATTGCTAAGGCCAACCTGCCTACCAGCCCAAAACCTCCGCCCACCTGTCCAGGGCTGGCACTCGTTGTGCTTTGGTCCAGCTAGAAAGCACTCAAGGCCCTCTTGCTGTACTTGTACATCAGAGGAAGGGGATGCTGGCGTTGAAAGAAAACATAGGCCTGAAGCAGGTATTGCCTTGTCTTTTGGTGGACTCAGCAGGCAAAGAGCCCTCATTCTCGCCCAGGGGCAGTGAGGTCACCTCTATGGTCAGCAGCCAGACGATGCCACCAAAACAGCTCCCAGAGGCCTAGTTCCAAAGGCCACCCAGCGCTTTGGCTTTCTTCTGATTTGCAGATTCCTAGAGACAATTCCCTTGATTCCCTGGCAGGGAACAAAGGAACGAAGGAAtgcacaaataaacaataaaggaGGAAGctatgaaagaaggaaaggaaggagcagGCAACAGAGGAGGTTCCTGTTTGGCAGCAGGGAGGCCAGGGCATGAAGGGGAAGCACTTTCTGAAACCTGCATCCGGGGACAGAAGGGAAGAGGGTGTCCAGGCTAAGCGGGAAGTCTTGGATCGTATCGGGAAACATTCTGGGACGCGCTGAAACCAGAAAGAATGGGGCTTCCCGGTCTCTTCTGTCAGCCTGGTTCCtggttcctcctcttcctcctgttcccattcatcatcatcatcttttggaACCAGAGGTTGATCCCTTCTGAAAGCAGGGTCTTTTTGgcagtggtgatgatgatgatgttaatgTTCCCATTCGCCCCACATGTGTCCCTATTGCAATGTATGGGGCATCAAGGGAACCCTGCTTCTGTTTATCAGGTTCTAAGGTCAACAGAAAGGTGGAGCAATTtgcagccctctgggtgtttttcgGGCTACGTCCCCTCCGTTTGCCACCCACAACCCTTGTGCTTCCTCTCCTTTAGCAGACAAGCTCCACTGGTCACCGGTATCCTATTGGAAGTCCCCCTCGAGCCTTAGGAGGGTGTGGCGTCCCTGGCCAAACGGCCTCCTCTGACTTCTTTGCCATGTGCTTTTTGGATTGGTTGTGTTACCTTGTGCAGCTTTAGAAGCCAAAGCCCCTGAATTAACAAAAAAGTACATTTCAAAGTCCGACAGAATTGTACAGGTGACGTTCACATTGTCCGACAAATGAAGAACTgcaagggagaagaaggaaggaaggaaggaaggaaggaaggaaggaaggaaggaaggaaggaaggaaggaaggaaggagggagagaagatgaaGGAAGGAGCAAAGCAAGGACGAGGAAACCCATTCATTTCTCCccacggatggatggatggatgatctcTTCCTTCATTTGAAGTCTTGGCTCCAAACTCTTGGGACATCTCACCTCTCTCTGTATCCCTGGAAAGGCAGCAGCAGCCAAACAAATGGCGAGtcccaaagaaataaaagaaagagaaaggcggctgcttggaaatggagatctGAGTCTTCCCCAAGGGCCAAAGTGGGTCCCAGGGCCTTTGGGGAAATAATTGTGCTCACAGTGGGATCAGCAGGACTGCGACAGGCAAAGAAATTCCCACAGTGCTTTGCTCAGTCAATCCGTTTCGGACACAGTACTTCGGAGAGGGAGAGACTGACTCTTCAGATGGAGAGGGATTGTGCATTTCTCTGTTTGTGCAGCTTGTGGCAACGAACCAACAGTGGGCCTCTGGGCCCTCCTTCCGCTAACGGAGAAGGTGTGAGGATTTGGGAGCCCCCTCCCACTCCACTGGAGAAGCACTGAAAGCAGAGCCCAGTCCTTCCTTTCAGTCCAGTAGGGCAAGGAGAGAAGGAGTGTTGACTTCTGCCTCCATCCCGCTGCGTACACCCGTTGGGAGAGTCTTTGGGAGGATGTCAAGGAGGAAGATGACAGAGTGGAGCCCAGACACCAACGAGGAAGCGAGTATAGGCTACGAATGGCATCCCTCGGCCTttcacctcttcctcttcctcctcctcctcacatgaGGCTGCATTTGCCCTTGATTTTGTCTGTCCTCTTCTGCTTGCTGGAGCGCTTGCCATCAATGTTGAGGCTCATGTTGCGGCGCTTCTCCAGGCTGAGCAGCTCCTGGAAGAGCTCCTTGACATTGTAGTTCATCTTGGCGGAGGTTTCCATGAAGGCGCACTTCCACTCCTGGGCCACGGCCTCCCCCTCAGCGGCCTGCACCTCCCGCTGGGTCTCGTCGCACTTGTTGCCTACCAGCATGATGGGGATGCTCTCCACACTGCCCTTGATCTGCAAGATCTGCTGGCGGATGGGCCGTAGCTCCTCCAGCGACTGCCGGCTAGTGACCGAGAAGACCAATACAAAGGCGTGTCCCTTGGAGATGGAGAGGCGTTGCATGGCTGGGAACTGGTGGCTGCCCGTGGTGTCCGTGATCTGCAGTGTGCAGACACTCTTGTCACAGCTGATCACCTGCCGGTAGGTGTCCTCAATGGTAGGGATGTAGGTGTCGCGGAAGGTGCCCTTCACAAAGCGCAGCACCAGCGAGCTCTTGCCCACGCCACCGGCCCCAAAGACTACCACCCGGTAGTCGTTGCTTTGCTCTGGCATCGTCGCACCTACAGCAGGAGAGacaagagacagacagac encodes:
- the DIRAS1 gene encoding GTP-binding protein Di-Ras1 — encoded protein: MPEQSNDYRVVVFGAGGVGKSSLVLRFVKGTFRDTYIPTIEDTYRQVISCDKSVCTLQITDTTGSHQFPAMQRLSISKGHAFVLVFSVTSRQSLEELRPIRQQILQIKGSVESIPIMLVGNKCDETQREVQAAEGEAVAQEWKCAFMETSAKMNYNVKELFQELLSLEKRRNMSLNIDGKRSSKQKRTDKIKGKCSLM